In Chloroflexota bacterium, one DNA window encodes the following:
- a CDS encoding glycosyltransferase family 39 protein has translation MQSPRTFRTIVFSDLGILILLALGCVIFHTLTNGQYGFHRDELALIEDARYLDWGYVAYPPVTPFITRVGLELFGASLVGLRLIVALGQGVVMVLVGLMARDLGGKRLAQVLAALAIAISPVALFGGVMLSYFALDYVWWIVVAFCVLRLLKTDDARWWLAIGAFIGIGMMTKYTMAVFVIGLVVGVLLSPARNYLRTRWLWLGAAIALVIFLPNLIWQIQHNFISIEFLGSIHERDIAWGRTDGYLVEQLYQSANPFTLPLWIAGLYFYFFAREGKRFRPLGWMYVVPFVLLLVTRGRGYYVAPAYAMLIAAGALLAERWLDAMRPMRARVVRAVGGVALALGAAIGIVLMVPVAPINSPVWQLADDVSGLYREMVGWEDLVEIVAGIYNNLPANERARAGIHAGNYGEVGSINLYGARYGLPKAISNGNSSWLRGYGNPPPETVVVVGARREDALRFFVACEEAGRITNRYNVRNEETTYAPVILICRGVQMSWDEMWKRVRVFQ, from the coding sequence ATGCAATCCCCTCGCACATTCCGAACCATTGTTTTTAGCGACCTCGGCATTCTGATTCTCCTCGCGCTGGGGTGCGTTATCTTCCACACGCTCACGAATGGGCAGTACGGTTTTCATCGCGATGAACTCGCGCTCATCGAGGACGCGCGCTACCTGGACTGGGGCTATGTCGCGTATCCGCCGGTGACGCCGTTCATCACGCGCGTCGGACTCGAATTGTTTGGCGCGTCGCTTGTCGGACTGCGCTTGATTGTCGCGCTCGGGCAGGGCGTTGTGATGGTGCTCGTCGGCTTGATGGCGCGCGACCTGGGTGGCAAGCGTTTGGCGCAAGTGCTCGCCGCGCTCGCCATTGCGATTTCGCCGGTCGCGCTGTTCGGCGGCGTGATGCTCAGTTATTTCGCGCTCGATTACGTGTGGTGGATCGTCGTCGCGTTCTGCGTACTGCGTCTGCTCAAGACGGATGACGCGCGGTGGTGGCTCGCGATTGGCGCGTTCATCGGTATCGGGATGATGACCAAGTACACGATGGCGGTTTTCGTGATTGGACTTGTCGTCGGCGTTTTGCTTTCGCCCGCGCGCAACTATTTACGCACGCGCTGGTTGTGGCTCGGCGCGGCAATCGCGTTGGTCATTTTTCTGCCGAATCTGATTTGGCAAATCCAACACAATTTCATCTCGATTGAATTTCTCGGCAGCATTCACGAACGCGATATTGCCTGGGGACGCACCGATGGATACTTGGTCGAGCAACTTTACCAAAGCGCCAACCCGTTCACGCTTCCGCTTTGGATTGCCGGGTTGTATTTTTATTTTTTCGCGCGCGAGGGCAAACGCTTTCGTCCGCTCGGCTGGATGTACGTCGTCCCATTCGTGTTGTTGCTCGTCACGCGCGGACGTGGCTACTATGTTGCGCCGGCGTATGCGATGCTGATCGCGGCGGGTGCGCTGCTCGCGGAACGCTGGCTCGACGCGATGCGACCGATGCGCGCGCGCGTGGTGCGCGCGGTTGGCGGCGTGGCGCTCGCGCTCGGCGCGGCGATCGGAATCGTACTCATGGTGCCGGTTGCGCCGATCAATTCGCCCGTGTGGCAACTCGCGGACGATGTCTCCGGACTATATCGCGAGATGGTTGGCTGGGAAGACCTGGTCGAAATCGTCGCCGGGATTTACAACAACCTGCCGGCGAACGAACGCGCGCGCGCCGGCATTCATGCCGGCAACTATGGCGAGGTGGGTTCGATCAATCTGTACGGCGCGCGCTACGGGTTACCTAAGGCAATTTCGAACGGCAATTCATCGTGGTTGCGCGGCTATGGCAATCCGCCGCCGGAAACCGTCGTCGTCGTCGGCGCGCGCCGCGAAGACGCGTTGCGTTTTTTCGTCGCGTGTGAGGAGGCGGGACGCATCACGAATCGCTACAACGTCCGCAACGAAGAGACGACGTACGCACCGGTGATTCTCATTTGTCGCGGCGTGCAGATGTCCTGGGACGAAATGTGGAAGCGCGTGCGGGTGTTTCAGTAG
- a CDS encoding N-6 DNA methylase has protein sequence MTTYSKDQARAHIAQLVTQFQQNEAALLNTEEANIENNFVRPLFRYLNWNVDNTGLAEPQWEFVLQRTMRQGNRPDYILQLDGQQLFVMDAKKAKYAMHDPRWLNQVYAYAYSTQNNAPAKKMDFAILTDFQEFIVLDCTLFAAKPEAIHAFRVIDWRYTDYIARFDELWDLFERNNVLAARRGVLLNAPTGIWSRYLSPKKVKANRVPPDKAFLAALDDEKTGWRVRLAKEMKKRNPALDGNVLTAAVQLLIDRLIFVKVLSDREIEDDYLAKLAELVERDGLTEADCGWFVACQNLFAELNTMYNGSIFAPRPELEAVTVSNQVVRAIIEDLLPENSPYNFAMLPVEILGTIYERFLGRVVHATDARVKIEDKPEVRKAGGVYYTPQYIVNYIVANTVGKLLSDCKTPADVARLKILDPACGSGSFLLGAYNALIEWHRNYYARRGVQLNAPTTRDAFYRDEDGRVRLTAKLKRQILLNNLFGVDIDPQAVEVTRLSLSLKALEDTRSDEAHYERTLFNQTLLPDLSANIKCGNSLIGTDYLVTSDEELRRVKPFDWASGFSQVFGSDRPGRSLETFQVSDARGFDAVIGNPPYIRVRIFKEFYPEQIKHLESHYVCATHVWDIYLLFYERALQIARSGGRVGFIVPIQTLHQPNCESLRKLLLSETSIESIADLSKLKIFEGAIIKNCILVCERTTTKDHTIDLFSPNSPAELFEKPVNIWPQQKAMENDGHSLKLDLMSPKRKLCEKLESRSWRLDELCYVTFGLRSSAKGVGQGGKERLITTNSNARNAKPYLEGRNIKRYATYPTGRFIRYIPEEMYSPRTPALFETKKIVSQSMLSKMRLIATLDDSIYYVEQSLVCIIPHGILTDITPPVTVPLEFILGVINSNLESFYFSTQIIDYSLGGGLVHATPGSQSKLLVPRATQIQIQKLVAAIQNMLALHKSLAAAQTETDRELYQRQIDATDKQIDTLVYELYGLTDEEIKIVEGR, from the coding sequence ATGACCACCTATTCCAAAGACCAAGCCCGCGCACACATCGCGCAACTCGTCACCCAATTTCAACAGAACGAAGCCGCGCTCCTCAACACCGAAGAAGCGAACATCGAAAACAATTTCGTGCGTCCGCTCTTTCGATATTTGAATTGGAACGTGGACAATACCGGTCTCGCCGAGCCGCAATGGGAATTTGTTTTGCAACGCACGATGCGCCAGGGCAATCGCCCCGATTACATCCTGCAACTCGACGGGCAACAACTCTTTGTGATGGACGCGAAAAAAGCCAAGTACGCAATGCACGATCCGCGCTGGCTCAATCAAGTCTACGCGTACGCGTACTCGACGCAGAACAATGCGCCCGCGAAGAAAATGGATTTTGCGATCCTCACCGACTTTCAAGAGTTCATCGTCCTCGACTGCACACTCTTCGCCGCCAAGCCGGAAGCGATCCACGCGTTTCGCGTGATAGATTGGCGTTACACCGATTACATCGCGCGGTTCGACGAACTGTGGGATTTGTTCGAGCGGAACAATGTGCTTGCCGCACGTAGGGGCGTTTTATTAAACGCTCCCACCGGCATTTGGTCGCGCTATCTCTCGCCGAAAAAAGTCAAAGCGAATCGCGTGCCGCCGGACAAGGCGTTCCTTGCCGCGCTCGACGACGAGAAAACCGGTTGGCGCGTGCGTCTCGCCAAGGAGATGAAGAAACGCAATCCCGCGCTCGATGGCAACGTGCTGACCGCCGCGGTGCAATTGCTGATTGATCGCCTCATCTTCGTCAAGGTCTTGTCCGACCGCGAGATCGAGGACGATTACTTGGCGAAGCTAGCAGAGCTGGTCGAGCGCGATGGACTGACGGAAGCGGATTGCGGCTGGTTCGTCGCGTGCCAAAATCTGTTCGCCGAATTGAACACGATGTACAACGGCAGCATCTTTGCGCCGCGCCCCGAACTCGAAGCGGTGACGGTGAGCAACCAGGTCGTGCGCGCGATCATCGAGGACTTGTTGCCGGAAAACTCGCCGTACAATTTCGCTATGTTGCCGGTCGAAATCCTCGGCACGATCTACGAACGCTTCCTGGGTCGCGTGGTGCACGCGACCGACGCGCGCGTCAAGATCGAAGACAAACCCGAAGTCCGCAAAGCCGGGGGCGTTTACTACACGCCCCAGTACATCGTCAATTACATCGTCGCCAATACCGTCGGCAAATTGCTGTCCGATTGCAAAACGCCCGCCGATGTCGCGCGCTTGAAAATTCTCGACCCCGCGTGCGGTTCGGGTTCGTTTCTGCTCGGCGCGTACAACGCGTTGATCGAGTGGCATCGAAATTATTACGCCCGTAGGGGCGTTCAATTGAACGCCCCTACCACGCGCGACGCATTCTATCGCGACGAGGACGGGCGCGTGCGCTTGACCGCGAAACTCAAGCGGCAGATTTTGCTGAACAATCTGTTCGGCGTGGACATTGACCCGCAAGCGGTCGAGGTGACGCGGCTGTCGTTGTCGCTCAAGGCGTTGGAGGACACACGGAGCGACGAGGCGCATTATGAGCGGACGTTGTTCAATCAAACGCTGTTGCCGGATTTGTCCGCGAATATCAAATGCGGAAACAGTTTGATCGGCACAGATTATTTGGTGACGAGCGACGAAGAATTGCGGCGCGTCAAACCGTTCGATTGGGCGAGCGGGTTTTCGCAAGTGTTTGGCAGCGATAGACCTGGAAGGTCTTTGGAGACCTTCCAGGTCTCGGACGCGCGCGGCTTTGACGCGGTGATTGGGAATCCGCCGTACATTCGGGTACGCATATTCAAAGAATTTTATCCAGAGCAGATAAAACACCTAGAGTCGCACTATGTCTGCGCCACCCACGTCTGGGATATCTATCTGTTATTCTACGAAAGGGCTTTACAAATAGCGCGCTCTGGAGGTAGAGTTGGTTTTATCGTTCCTATTCAAACTCTACATCAACCAAATTGCGAAAGTCTGAGGAAATTACTGTTGTCAGAAACCTCAATAGAGAGCATTGCCGACCTATCCAAGCTCAAAATCTTTGAAGGAGCAATTATCAAGAATTGCATCCTGGTATGTGAACGCACAACTACAAAAGATCATACAATCGATCTTTTCTCCCCTAACTCTCCAGCAGAACTCTTTGAAAAACCCGTCAACATCTGGCCACAGCAGAAAGCCATGGAAAATGACGGGCACAGTCTAAAGCTAGATTTGATGTCACCCAAGCGAAAACTCTGCGAGAAATTGGAATCGCGAAGTTGGAGACTTGATGAGCTATGCTATGTGACATTCGGTTTGCGTTCATCTGCCAAAGGAGTAGGACAGGGCGGCAAAGAGCGTTTAATAACGACCAACAGCAACGCACGAAACGCCAAACCCTACCTTGAAGGAAGAAACATCAAACGATACGCAACATACCCAACTGGGCGTTTTATTCGCTATATTCCTGAAGAAATGTACAGCCCGCGTACCCCAGCACTGTTCGAGACAAAGAAAATTGTCTCCCAGTCTATGCTTTCCAAGATGCGGTTAATAGCCACTTTAGATGATTCGATTTACTATGTGGAACAAAGTTTGGTTTGTATCATTCCACACGGTATTCTGACCGACATCACTCCACCTGTAACCGTACCTCTCGAATTCATTCTAGGCGTCATCAATTCAAACCTTGAGAGTTTCTACTTCTCCACACAGATAATTGACTATTCTCTCGGTGGTGGGCTCGTACATGCCACACCTGGATCACAGTCCAAGCTCCTTGTGCCACGCGCAACTCAAATACAAATACAAAAGCTTGTTGCCGCTATACAAAACATGCTCGCGCTCCACAAATCGCTTGCCGCCGCGCAAACCGAAACGGATCGCGAATTGTATCAGCGTCAAATTGACGCGACCGACAAGCAGATTGACACGCTCGTGTACGAACTGTACGGACTGACGGACGAGGAAATCAAAATCGTGGAAGGCAGATAA
- a CDS encoding nucleotidyltransferase domain-containing protein, translating into MVRTRSQIKTIVNQYVDNLHARGIQVEQIVLFGFYARQRAREGSDIDLAVIAPQFARLNLRERYETLGLANMTLREPIQAIGFSPRQWRDAERGSFAEEIRRTGRVIYRRAKRNSIVRRKIRTVQASGRVT; encoded by the coding sequence ATGGTTAGAACACGATCCCAGATTAAAACTATCGTAAATCAATACGTGGACAATTTACACGCGCGGGGAATCCAGGTCGAACAAATCGTCCTGTTCGGGTTCTATGCGCGTCAGCGCGCACGCGAAGGAAGCGATATTGACTTGGCAGTGATTGCGCCGCAATTCGCGCGGTTGAACTTGCGCGAGCGATACGAGACCTTGGGGTTGGCGAATATGACGTTGCGCGAACCGATTCAGGCAATCGGTTTTTCGCCGCGTCAATGGCGCGACGCGGAACGCGGCAGTTTTGCGGAGGAGATTCGCCGGACGGGACGAGTTATCTATCGACGGGCAAAACGAAACAGCATTGTACGGCGTAAAATCAGAACAGTACAAGCGTCGGGGCGAGTCACATAA
- a CDS encoding pyruvate, phosphate dikinase: MKAKASTAKKWVYLFAEGNKDMRDLLGGKGAGLAEMTNAKLPVPPGFTITTDACNTYTALGKQFPKGMWQQALAAMKQVEKLTGKKFGDPSNPLLVSVRSGAKFSMPGMMDTVLNLGLNSETMVGIEKLTGNPRFAQDAYRRFIQMFGRIVMGIEAKKWDAIFDGAKEKYHAKQDTDLDTNGLKEVVAQYKELYKKEIGDEFPEDPYKQLELAIQAVFGSWMGKRAVDYRRINKIPDNLGTAVNVCTMVFGNQGDDSGTGVAFTRDPGTGENELFGEYLVNAQGEDVVAGIRTPMKIAELKDKNVQVYNEFRKLARQMEKHYREMQDLEFTVERGTLYMLQTRTGKRTARAAVNIAVQMVNEKLITKEEAVQRVDPQQVVQLLMPQFDMKAKDDAKKIGNLLATGLNASPGAAAGLAIFDPDTAEKLGKEGKSIILVRYETSPEDVHGMYASKGILTQHGGATSHAAVVARGAGLPCVAGCEGIRVDEEKKLFTAGNKIVKEGDFISIDGGAGEVYAGEIKTVLPDFDKDENLKLLLSWADEIRLKKSRKGMKNAPELGLQVWANADYPRDARMARRFGAQGIGLCRTEHMFFETERLPIVQKMILAHSDEERQKYLDQLLPIQRSDFVGIFEAMEDLPTVIRLIDPPLHEFLPSYEELLVKQTELRVRIEYMKKDNVNTQSQEADLHATEQMLKAVAGMKEANPMLGLRGCRLGITMPQITIMQTRAIIEAACILKKRGVNVHPEIMIPLVGHVNELKNQRDLLEAEAKKVIAEQAVELEYKFGTMIEIPRGALTAAQIAEYAQFFSFGTNDLTQTTFGYSRDDAEGKFLLKYVEDKILPENPFQALDQIGVGRLMEIAVAEGRGVKPNLKVGICGEHGGDPSSIDFCHRTGLNYVSCSPFRVPVARLAAAQAALAKVVKDK, from the coding sequence ATGAAGGCGAAAGCATCAACCGCGAAAAAGTGGGTGTACCTGTTCGCCGAAGGGAACAAGGACATGCGCGATCTGCTCGGCGGCAAGGGCGCGGGTCTCGCCGAGATGACGAACGCGAAATTGCCCGTCCCGCCCGGCTTTACGATCACGACCGACGCGTGCAACACGTACACCGCGCTCGGCAAACAATTTCCCAAGGGCATGTGGCAGCAGGCGCTCGCCGCGATGAAACAGGTCGAGAAACTGACCGGCAAAAAATTCGGCGATCCCAGCAATCCGCTCCTCGTCTCCGTCCGTTCGGGCGCGAAATTCTCGATGCCTGGGATGATGGACACGGTGCTCAACCTGGGTCTCAATTCCGAGACGATGGTTGGTATCGAAAAATTGACCGGCAATCCGCGTTTCGCGCAAGATGCGTACCGCCGTTTCATCCAAATGTTCGGGCGCATCGTGATGGGCATCGAAGCGAAAAAGTGGGACGCGATCTTTGACGGCGCAAAAGAAAAATATCACGCCAAGCAAGACACTGACCTCGATACGAACGGATTGAAAGAGGTTGTGGCGCAGTACAAGGAATTGTACAAGAAAGAAATCGGCGACGAATTTCCCGAAGACCCGTACAAGCAACTCGAACTCGCGATTCAAGCCGTGTTCGGTTCGTGGATGGGCAAGCGCGCGGTGGACTATCGCCGCATCAACAAGATTCCCGATAACCTGGGCACCGCGGTCAACGTCTGCACGATGGTGTTCGGCAATCAAGGCGACGACTCGGGCACCGGCGTTGCGTTCACGCGCGATCCGGGGACGGGCGAGAATGAACTGTTCGGCGAGTACCTCGTCAACGCGCAAGGCGAAGACGTGGTCGCCGGCATTCGCACGCCGATGAAGATCGCGGAACTCAAAGACAAGAATGTCCAGGTCTATAACGAATTCCGCAAGCTCGCGCGCCAGATGGAAAAGCATTACCGCGAAATGCAAGACCTGGAATTCACGGTCGAGCGCGGCACGCTCTACATGCTCCAGACGCGCACCGGCAAACGCACTGCGCGCGCAGCCGTCAACATCGCGGTGCAGATGGTCAACGAAAAATTGATCACGAAAGAAGAAGCCGTGCAACGCGTGGACCCGCAACAGGTTGTCCAACTGTTGATGCCGCAATTCGATATGAAGGCGAAAGACGACGCGAAGAAAATCGGCAACTTGCTCGCGACCGGTTTGAATGCCTCGCCCGGCGCGGCGGCAGGTCTCGCAATCTTCGACCCAGACACCGCGGAAAAACTCGGCAAGGAAGGCAAGAGCATTATCCTGGTTCGCTACGAAACGTCGCCGGAAGATGTGCACGGCATGTACGCCTCGAAAGGCATCTTGACCCAGCACGGCGGCGCGACATCACACGCAGCCGTCGTCGCGCGCGGCGCGGGCTTGCCCTGCGTGGCGGGTTGCGAAGGCATCCGCGTGGATGAAGAAAAGAAATTGTTTACCGCCGGAAATAAAATCGTCAAGGAAGGCGATTTCATTTCGATTGACGGCGGCGCGGGCGAAGTGTACGCCGGCGAAATCAAAACCGTCTTGCCCGATTTCGACAAGGACGAGAATTTGAAATTGCTCTTGTCGTGGGCGGATGAAATTCGTTTGAAGAAATCGCGCAAGGGCATGAAGAACGCGCCCGAACTGGGTCTGCAAGTGTGGGCGAACGCGGATTATCCGCGCGACGCACGCATGGCGCGTCGTTTCGGCGCGCAGGGTATCGGCTTGTGTCGCACCGAGCACATGTTCTTTGAAACCGAGCGCCTGCCCATCGTGCAGAAAATGATTCTCGCGCACAGCGACGAAGAACGCCAAAAATATCTCGATCAATTGTTGCCGATTCAGCGCAGCGACTTTGTCGGGATCTTTGAAGCGATGGAAGATTTGCCGACGGTCATTCGTTTGATTGATCCGCCGCTGCATGAATTCTTGCCGTCGTACGAAGAACTGCTAGTCAAGCAAACCGAACTGCGCGTGCGCATCGAATACATGAAGAAAGACAACGTCAATACGCAATCGCAAGAAGCCGACCTGCACGCGACCGAGCAAATGCTCAAAGCGGTCGCGGGGATGAAAGAAGCGAACCCGATGCTTGGCTTGCGCGGTTGCCGCCTCGGCATCACGATGCCGCAGATCACCATCATGCAGACGCGTGCGATCATCGAAGCGGCGTGCATCCTCAAGAAACGCGGCGTCAACGTGCATCCCGAAATCATGATCCCGCTCGTCGGTCATGTGAACGAGTTGAAGAATCAGCGCGATTTGCTGGAAGCGGAAGCGAAGAAGGTTATCGCCGAGCAAGCCGTCGAACTCGAATACAAGTTCGGCACGATGATCGAGATTCCGCGCGGCGCGTTGACCGCGGCGCAAATCGCCGAGTACGCGCAATTCTTCTCGTTCGGCACGAACGACTTGACGCAAACAACTTTTGGTTATTCACGTGACGATGCCGAAGGAAAGTTTTTGCTCAAGTACGTCGAAGACAAGATTCTGCCGGAGAATCCATTCCAGGCGCTCGATCAAATCGGCGTCGGTCGCTTGATGGAAATCGCGGTTGCCGAAGGGCGCGGCGTTAAGCCGAACCTCAAGGTCGGCATCTGCGGCGAGCACGGCGGCGATCCGTCCTCGATTGATTTCTGCCATCGCACCGGGCTGAACTATGTGAGTTGCTCACCGTTCCGCGTGCCAGTCGCGCGATTGGCGGCGGCGCAAGCGGCGCTCGCGAAGGTTGTGAAGGACAAGTAA
- a CDS encoding nuclear transport factor 2 family protein — MQNPEIAARIIALERAALDRWGKGDPSGFLEISASDVVYFDPYLERRIDGLDALTRYYEAIRGQVHIDRYELINPHVQVCDDAAVLTFNYVSYTGESQSRWNCTEVYRRANDADLWRIIQTHWSYTQAGK, encoded by the coding sequence ATTCAAAATCCTGAGATCGCCGCGCGCATCATCGCGCTCGAACGCGCGGCGTTAGATCGCTGGGGCAAGGGCGATCCGTCCGGCTTTCTCGAAATCTCTGCGTCAGATGTCGTGTACTTTGATCCGTACCTCGAACGACGGATAGATGGGCTGGACGCGCTGACGCGATATTACGAAGCGATTCGCGGTCAAGTTCACATTGATCGCTACGAACTCATCAATCCGCACGTTCAGGTTTGCGACGACGCGGCGGTACTGACGTTCAACTATGTGTCGTACACCGGCGAGTCCCAGAGTCGTTGGAATTGTACCGAAGTGTATCGGCGCGCGAATGACGCGGACTTGTGGCGCATCATTCAAACGCACTGGTCGTATACGCAAGCCGGTAAATAA
- a CDS encoding type II toxin-antitoxin system death-on-curing family toxin codes for MQYLTAEELLAIHLEAIHEFGGTPEVLDFEKLKSCLETPQQTMFGEDLYPDLPSKAGVLFLLLIQNHPFMDGNKRTATLALLEFLERNGHKLDTTNDDLYQFAMDVATSVLDKEQVTEWIRAHLRNVS; via the coding sequence ATGCAGTATCTCACTGCCGAGGAATTGCTAGCGATTCATTTGGAAGCCATTCATGAATTCGGTGGTACACCAGAGGTTCTGGACTTTGAAAAGCTAAAGTCGTGTCTAGAAACGCCGCAACAAACGATGTTCGGCGAAGATCTGTACCCAGATTTGCCATCCAAAGCGGGTGTCTTATTTTTGCTGTTGATCCAAAATCATCCCTTTATGGATGGCAACAAACGAACAGCGACCTTAGCGTTACTCGAATTTTTGGAGCGCAACGGACATAAGCTGGATACGACGAATGACGATCTTTATCAATTCGCGATGGATGTCGCTACGTCAGTTCTGGACAAGGAGCAAGTCACCGAGTGGATTCGCGCGCATTTGCGGAATGTATCGTGA
- a CDS encoding glycine--tRNA ligase yields the protein MPDMETIVSLCKRRGFVFQGSEIYGGIGGFWDYGPLGVELKNNIKRAWWKAMVQDRDDIVGVDAAILMNPNVWVASGHVETFTDPLVECKNCHKRFRADQIPGEACPNCGNKGTMTEPKQFNLLFKTHVGPVEDDAAIAYLRPETAQGIFTNFRNVQDSMRKKIPFGIAQIGKSFRNEIITGNFIFRDREFEQMEMEFFLKPGTEDEWHDRWRDERVAWWKKTFNIRDENIRVKVIRRDGTFIQGPDPDDVKEEKPPHYSKGNYDLEYRFPMGWSEVEGIASRTDWDLGAHSKLSGKDLSYFDDETKEKYIPYVVEPAMGVERAVLVALFESYEEQPVRNEKRVVLHFPKALAPIKVAVLPLARNRPEIVEIAQKLTAELKPHMMAMYDDSASIGRLYRRQDEIGTPFCVTVDHQSAIPGDEKYDGKVTIRDRDSMEQIRVPVAEAKQVLMEKLVG from the coding sequence ATGCCAGACATGGAAACGATTGTCTCATTGTGCAAACGACGTGGATTTGTGTTTCAAGGGTCCGAGATTTACGGCGGCATCGGCGGATTCTGGGATTACGGTCCGCTCGGCGTCGAACTGAAAAATAATATAAAGCGCGCGTGGTGGAAGGCGATGGTGCAAGACCGCGACGACATCGTCGGCGTGGACGCGGCAATCCTGATGAACCCGAATGTCTGGGTCGCGAGCGGGCATGTCGAAACGTTCACCGATCCGCTCGTCGAGTGCAAGAACTGCCACAAGCGTTTTCGCGCGGATCAAATTCCCGGCGAGGCGTGTCCGAACTGCGGTAACAAAGGCACGATGACGGAACCCAAGCAATTCAATCTGCTTTTCAAAACGCACGTCGGTCCGGTCGAAGACGACGCCGCGATTGCATACTTGCGTCCCGAAACCGCGCAAGGCATCTTTACGAATTTCCGCAACGTCCAAGATTCGATGCGGAAAAAAATTCCGTTTGGTATCGCGCAGATCGGCAAGTCGTTTCGCAACGAGATCATCACCGGCAATTTCATTTTCCGCGACCGCGAGTTTGAGCAGATGGAAATGGAATTCTTTCTCAAACCCGGCACGGAAGATGAATGGCACGATCGTTGGCGCGACGAACGCGTCGCGTGGTGGAAAAAGACGTTCAATATCCGCGATGAGAATATTCGTGTCAAGGTGATTCGACGCGACGGTACGTTCATCCAGGGTCCCGACCCCGACGATGTGAAAGAGGAAAAGCCGCCGCACTATTCCAAAGGCAATTACGATTTAGAGTATCGCTTCCCGATGGGCTGGAGCGAAGTCGAAGGCATCGCGAGCCGCACCGACTGGGACTTGGGCGCGCACTCGAAATTGAGCGGCAAGGACCTCTCGTATTTTGACGACGAGACAAAAGAAAAGTATATTCCGTATGTTGTCGAACCGGCAATGGGCGTGGAACGCGCGGTGCTCGTCGCGCTCTTTGAGAGTTACGAAGAGCAACCAGTGCGGAACGAAAAGCGCGTCGTCTTGCATTTTCCCAAGGCGCTCGCACCGATCAAGGTCGCGGTGTTGCCGCTTGCGCGCAACCGTCCGGAAATCGTTGAGATCGCACAAAAACTTACGGCGGAGTTAAAGCCGCACATGATGGCGATGTACGACGACTCGGCGAGCATCGGTCGTTTGTATCGCCGTCAAGACGAAATCGGCACGCCGTTCTGCGTGACGGTGGATCATCAGTCCGCGATTCCCGGCGATGAAAAGTACGATGGCAAGGTCACGATTCGCGACCGCGATTCGATGGAGCAGATTCGTGTACCGGTGGCGGAAGCGAAGCAAGTGTTGATGGAAAAATTAGTCGGATAG
- the recO gene encoding DNA repair protein RecO: MRERSYRVEAIVLKRTDTGEADRLLTLYTPDRGKLRAIAKGIRKPTSRKGGHVELFTHCALQIAKGKHLDIITQADTIDAYSPLRDNLDRLGYAYYLAELVDQFVEEAIENAEVFDLLRHALEWVGEVSTDPGLLARYFELQLLTHVGYRPQLFACVNCGKPIEPMDNFFSAEAGGVLDPDCAAMPREHMRDAQPLSLGALKVLRYLQTREWATVRVVRLKPDEQSAVETLMYRYIAHHLERNLKSVEFLRELRQPTVMYERQSQ; encoded by the coding sequence ATGCGTGAACGTTCATACCGCGTCGAAGCCATTGTCTTGAAGCGCACCGATACCGGCGAGGCGGATCGTTTGCTCACGCTCTACACGCCGGATCGCGGCAAACTGCGCGCGATTGCCAAAGGCATCCGCAAACCGACGAGTCGCAAGGGCGGGCACGTCGAATTGTTCACGCACTGCGCGTTGCAAATCGCCAAAGGCAAGCACCTTGACATCATCACCCAAGCCGACACGATAGACGCGTATTCACCCTTGCGCGACAATCTCGACCGGCTGGGTTACGCGTACTATCTTGCGGAACTCGTAGACCAGTTCGTCGAAGAAGCGATTGAGAACGCGGAGGTATTCGATCTGCTCAGGCACGCGCTCGAATGGGTCGGCGAGGTGAGCACCGACCCAGGATTGCTCGCGCGGTATTTCGAGTTGCAACTACTCACGCATGTCGGTTATCGTCCGCAGTTATTTGCGTGTGTGAATTGCGGCAAACCGATCGAGCCGATGGACAATTTCTTTAGCGCCGAAGCGGGCGGCGTGCTCGACCCCGATTGCGCGGCGATGCCGCGCGAACACATGCGCGACGCGCAACCGCTTTCGCTCGGCGCGCTCAAGGTGCTGCGCTATTTGCAGACGCGCGAGTGGGCGACCGTGCGCGTGGTGCGGCTCAAGCCGGACGAGCAGAGCGCGGTCGAGACATTGATGTACCGGTACATCGCGCACCATCTTGAACGCAATTTGAAGAGTGTCGAGTTTTTGCGCGAGTTGCGCCAGCCGACGGTGATGTACGAAAGGCAATCCCAATGA